A single window of Entomoplasma ellychniae DNA harbors:
- a CDS encoding tyrosine-type recombinase/integrase, translated as MNYNKYIIFLKKNNYSKNTITTYENILKKYSIIFHNISLIKKELRKYFKQPNTVWTHYNVICSFMKWSNDKRIVKLKELKLPKIPKKYMNVFKKDFLYEKTEINESDEEITIQKKITLRFLFETGIRACELSTVVYINNQYISVLGKGNKMRDVLHNNSTTELLPKFSFTTKTLRIWVKEILGEEYTPHSIRRSFATHMLLKGANPKMVMTQLGHEKIETTFRYLNLSLEENWKIYSSFL; from the coding sequence ATGAATTACAATAAATATATTATTTTTTTGAAAAAAAATAATTATTCAAAAAACACAATAACAACTTATGAAAACATTTTGAAAAAATATTCAATCATTTTTCATAATATAAGTTTGATAAAAAAAGAATTAAGAAAGTACTTTAAGCAGCCAAATACAGTTTGAACTCATTATAATGTTATTTGCTCATTTATGAAGTGATCGAATGATAAAAGAATTGTTAAATTAAAAGAATTGAAGTTACCTAAGATTCCAAAAAAATATATGAACGTTTTTAAAAAAGATTTTCTTTATGAAAAAACAGAAATAAATGAAAGCGATGAAGAAATAACAATTCAAAAAAAAATAACTTTAAGATTTCTTTTTGAAACAGGAATTAGAGCATGTGAGTTATCAACTGTAGTTTACATAAATAATCAATATATAAGTGTTTTAGGAAAAGGGAACAAAATGCGTGATGTATTGCATAATAACTCAACTACTGAGTTATTACCTAAGTTTTCTTTTACAACTAAAACGCTTCGTATTTGAGTTAAAGAAATATTGGGAGAGGAATACACGCCGCACTCAATAAGAAGAAGTTTTGCTACTCATATGCTGCTTAAAGGTGCCAATCCTAAAATGGTAATGACACAATTAGGTCATGAGAAAATTGAAACAACTTTTAGATATCTAAATTTATCTTTGGAAGAAAATTGAAAAATTTACAGTAGCTTTTTATAG